gtgtgtgcgtgtgtgtgtgtgtgtgtgtgtgtgttattaaccctttcatgcatatttTAAGGGAAATATCAGATGGGCGAGATGACGATAAATGGTGTCACAGTCTGTTTTACtgagatatcacaatatcaatcatttaaaaataaatttaattacaaacatacttttttaaacataaaaataaatgtacttttgtAGACAAAAAGGTTTCTTGTATCGTAGAAAAGCCTTTCAGAatcgtgatgtgatatttttgtcgtaTCTTTCGGCCCTAAacctaaaaataaatcaaattaactctctaaattaacaaataattatCCTGATTTTTATCACTTTCCAGTTCTCTTTCTacacaaatcacaaattaaataattaaaaatatatatatttttgtgccaGACTCTACTGAACAACTTAgctttttgaagaaaaaaaaaaacaagtttattttttaattatttaagttgTGATTTTGTGTGGAAAGTTTGTAAAGCTAGAACAGAGACACTGAGAACTAGAGAGAGATAAAACTCAGGATaattatttatgttaatttagAGCTGATTTACGTTTAGGGCTGAACGATAAAAATGTCACATCACGATTTCTAAAGGCTTTTCTACAATACACTTTACTGTCCATAGCAATACagtggaagttttttttaaattaaatattgaattttttaaCTTCTGGAATCAGCTGCATGATGCGATGTGTAGATGTTGTCTCTGGTCTATCTTTacaaactttctacacaaaatcacaaattaaataattaaaaaaagaaaaaaaaattgtgccagACTCCACTGAACaacttcacttttttaaaaacaagttgtcttttaaattaaaaattaaattatttaacttcTGGAATCGGCTGCATGATGCGATGCGTACATGTTGTACACTGccatattttgttattttagaaatttacattttttttcatcaaatgttTTAGATCTGAAGGTTAAGAATTGTTGTTTATAAACACATTGgaagatttttttgtgtttaatttcaggtacaattttttttttttactcatgttATTCTTACACATGGAcaatctgtttacatttttaatgtaagtCATATTTAGAAAAAGTCATAATagatgtaagtaataaaactgTAGCTGGCACAATGCCACTTTTTCTTTTGCGACGCTCACGCTGAAGCGCTGGTATTTCGGCCGATTCAtcctgtatatttttctttaaaatctaATGATCTTTAGAATCATTTTTTTAACTGCAGCACttgagttaaaaataaaatggaaagcaTACGCAGCtaaaacataacacacaaaactctttcacagataaataaattacaaataagtgaataaataaatataataaagtataagtattaaattaattaaggTATTAATTGCATTACTGATGCTTTAAATTGTATTTGTGGCATctggaataacacacaactcTTTCACAGAAAAACCACTTacagtacaaataaataaataaataaatataataaagtataaattatatttgtggcatctggaataaaaacagaatctggttttgtttttaaatcatttgtgcatgaaagggttaagaGGCATGGCCCTTAAGCAATGTGGCACGTTAGTGTTATCAGAGCGACGCAATTAACATCAGAGTTCCACATCAGAGCCGGAGAAGGTTCTCACGGAGTCGCTGTGTAACACTAACGCAGAGCCGGGTCAGATCGGATCGGATCAGATCAGATCGGACACAACGCTGCTGACTCTGATGATTATTAGTGTTAAATCTCTGtgatagcagtgtgtgtgtgtgtgtagagagagagagtgtgtgtgtagagagagtgtgtgtagagtgtgtgtgttgttgtgagAGTTGTATGGATTGCGCAGCAGCAGAACCGGATCTTTACTCATCCTTCAGTCTGAACTCTATTTTAAATCAGGTGCTCAAGCCTCTGGATGTGAAAACCAAGTTCTACAACGCAGAGGTGAGGTTCTGCTGATTCACCTGTTTATTTCTCCGCTTTATTTTATCATCACAGCCTCGTCCTGTCACCTTTATTACAGTTAACTCCTCGTGCACAGTAACTGCGATTAACAGTGTAAGCGCGTGTTGTGTAGTAACAATGCGTATATTAACAGCTGCGCGCTAACGGACACTGAGCGCAGAGACGCGTTACATCTCTGTCGGAGTTTcagaacattttaaacagaaattaaactaaaataaaacgtaaaaacaataaacaagatCAAATCAAATCTAGATCTCTTAAAGATTGTTCGGATTGTTGTGTAATATTGCGTTCACGCTCGCAAGTTTCACGTGTTGTGTGTAGTTtatcttgtgggcgtggccacaCAGAGACACCAGCGATCTCTACTACCTCCTTCCACGCTTTATTCTTCTTCTCTATAGACGTTTAGCGAGAGCTCGTATATGACATGAGAAGATTAAATCAAGTTagcagggaactgaagaaacatcggACAATTTAAATGTCTCTGAAATCGCAGCTCTGTGtcgtgtatatatacagtacaaagtgtaaaagtcttagacacatgcaaagaaatgctgtagagtaaagacgccttcagaaataatgaaactaaatttttctacattaaaaaatcctataaagagcagtaaacagtaataaatgaaacaaagtcagtatttaatgtgatgatccttcactttaaataaataaagcagtatctgaggtgcagtgtgtgcagttttataaggaaatgagctggaagtgttactgagcatcttgcagaagcagccacagttcttctggagactttgactgtcgactcgcttcttatttctgcagcgaaacccagcagccttcattatgtttttatctgaaaagtgtctcttatggaatctgctgctttctttactgacatacaaacatttttctgtaacatttcattttgtgctggaaaactaatgtttggaatctaaaatgtttttgtactgaatcaataatgtagaagtcagaaaataaacatctataacaaagtttgtactaaaaaaaaaaggaggtgtgccaagacttttgcacagtactgtatgtattaaaTGATGAACACTCGCATGCCACGggtttttaattgaatttaggATTAGGATTCTAAACTAGAACACTTTTAGAAACCTTTAAGAGCTTTATCACGAAGCCAAAAGCAAAAATTTACGTAGAAAGATACGATGGAATCAGCGGAATAAGGGGATGATTGTAATAATTGTGACAGCCCTATagttattaatgtgtttattagctcttctcatgctacacattCCATACGTTTTCTCTTCTTTATAGCACTTAATCCACAGTTTATAAAATAtccatttttcagttttttgcTTTGTagtggattattattattattattattattagcatgttagcGCTGCTCATCAAAAGCAGTATTTTTGTACCATGCTTATAgaacatttgcattttctttaaCGCACGTAATCTTCACATTTCtaatcatttttttgtgttttattttctccattAGAGTGACCTCAGTTCTGTGGTAATTCCTTTCCCTTCTCATTGTAAACTTTATTTCTGCagccctttttttctctcctttattTTCCTCTGTGGAGCCAATAAAACAAGCAGAGCTAAACAAAGggaaagcaataaaaaaaaacacatttcagaattaaaaaatgaataaaaagagcAACAGGGAAGTCAAAGAGACTGAAAAAAAGCAGCTGAAAtgccttttttgttgttttcccttttttttttttttaaactcttctcACTGCTTTTGCCCTTTTGCTGACTCTTTAAAAGCGTTTGAGTGCAAATCAGCCTTGAGTGTGACACAGGAAATAATAACCACATGTCTCATACTGCTTCCtgttatttctcattttaaacagaaaagctgcacaTAGagccgtattcagagtcggcTTTAGCTACATCACTGTTTACatgaggaaagttgctggtattcagagtcgtgttacgcagctgcttcagtggattttctgagctccacattcggtttattaaaatcacctgcgtgtcGTTCACACCTCCGAGGCCGAGTAGAAGCGTCTGAGATTTTCATTAGCATCTAGACCacgcctttaaacacaaacactcgcctttaaacacaaacactcgcctttaaacacaaacactcgcctttaaacacaaacactcgcctttaaacacaaacactcgcctttaaacacaaacactctcctttaaacactcgcctttaaacacaaacactcgcctttaaacacaaacactcgcctttaaacacaaacactctcctttaaacactctcctttaaacacaaacactcttcTTTAAACACTcaactttaaacacaaacactctcctttaaacacaaacactcacctttaaacacaaacactcttcTTTAAACACTcaactttaaacacaaacactctcctttaaacacaaacactctcctttaaacactctcctttaaacacaaacactctcctttaaacactcaactttaaacacaaacactcacctttaaacacaaacactctcctttaaacactctcctttaaacacaaacactctcctttaaacacaaacactcacctttaaacacaaacactctcctttaaacacaaacactctcctttaaacacaaacactctcctttaaacacaaacactctcctttaaacacaaacactctcctttaaacactcaactttaaacacaaacactcacctttaaacacaaacactctcctttaaacactctcctttaaacacaaacactctcctttaaacacaaacactctcctttaaacacaaacactcacctttaaacactcacctttaaacacaaacactctcctttaaacacaaacactcacctttaaacacaaacactcacctttaaacactctcctttaacacaaacactctcctttaaacacaaacactctcctttaaacacaaacactctcctttaaacacaaacactctcctttaaacacaaacactcacctttaaacactctcctttaacacaaacactctcctttaaacacaaacactctcctttaaacacaaacactctcctttaaacacaaacactcacctttaaacacaaacactctcctttaaacactctcctttaacacaaacactctcctttaaacacaaacactctcacctttaaacacaaacactctcctttcaacacaaacactctcctgtaacacaaacactcacctttaaacactctcctttaaacacaaacactctcctttaaacacaaacactctcctgtaacacaaacactcacctttaaacactctcctttaaacacaaacactctcctttaaacactctcctttaaacacaaacactctcctttaacacaaacactcacctttaaacacaaacactctcctttaaacactcacctttaaacacaaacactctcctttaaacactctcctttaacacaaacactctcctttaaacacaaacactctcctttaaacacaaacactcacctttaaacacaaacactctcctttaacacaaacactctcctttaaacacaaacactctcctttaaacacaaacactctcctttaaacacaaacactctcctttaaacactcaactttaaacacaaacactcacctttaaacacaaacactctcctttaaacactctcctttaaacacaaacactctcctttaaacacaaacactctcctttaaacacaaacactctcctttaaacacaaacactcacctttaaacactcacctttaaacacaaacactctcctttaaacacaaacactcacctttaaacacaaacactctcctttaaacacaaacactctcctttaaacacaaacactcacctttaaacactctcctttaacacaaacactctcctttaaacacaaacactctcctttaaacacaaacactctcctttaaacacaaacactcacctttaaacacaaacactctcctttaaacactctcctttaacacaaacactctcctttaaacacaaacactctcacctttaaacacaaacactctcctttcaacacaaacactctcctgtaacacaaacactcacctttaaacactctcctttaaacacaaacactctcctttaaacacaaacactctcctgtaacacaaacactcacctttaaacactctcctttaaacacaaacactctcctttaaacactctcctttaaacacaaacactctcctttaacacaaacactcacctttaaacacaaacactctcctttaaacactcacctttaaacacaaacactctcctttaaacactctcctttaacacaaacactctcctttaacacaaacactctcctttaaacacaaacactctcacctttaaacacaaacactctcctttcaacacaaacactttcctttcaacacaaacactctcctttaaacacaaacactctcctttcaacacaaacactctcctttcaacacaaacactctcctttcaacacaaacactctcctttaaacacaaacactctcctttcaacacaaacactcacctttaaacactctcctttaaacacaaacactctcctttaaacacaaacactctcctttcaacacaaacactctcctgtaacacaaacactcacctttaaacactctcctttaaacacaaacactctcctttaaacacaaacactctcctttaaacacaaacactctcctttaaacacaaacactctcctttaacacaaacactcacctttaaacacaaacactctcctttaaacactcacctttaaacacaaacactctcctttaaacactctcctttaacacaaacactctcctttaacacaaacactctcctttaaacacaaacactctcacctttaaacacaaacactctcctgtaacacaaacactcacctttaaacacaaacactctcctttcaacacaaacactttcctttcaacacaaacactctcctttcaacacaaacactctcctttaaacacaaacactctcctttcaacacaaacactctcctttcaacacaaacactctcctttaaacacaaacactctcctttcaacacaaacactctcctgtaacacaaacactcacctttaaacactctcctttaaacacaaacactctcctttaaacacaaacactctcctttaacacaaacactctcctttaaacacaaacactctcctttaaacacaaacactctcctttaaacacaaacactctcctttaaacacaaacactctcctttaaacactctcctttaacacaaacactctcctttaaacacaaacactctcctttcaacacaaacactctcctgtaacacaaacactcacctttaaacactctcctttaaacacaaacactctcctttaaacacaaacactctcctttaaacactctcctttaaacacaaacactcaccttcaaacacaaacactctcctttaaacacaaacactctcctttaaacacaaaaacagttaaCAAAGCCATGAGATACTAAAccaaggtcatgaaatcataatgtgtgtgcgtgcgtgtgtgtgtgtgtgcgtgcgtgtgtgtgtgtgtgcgtgcgtgtgtgtgtgcgtgtgtgtgcgtgtgtgtgtgcgtgtgtgggatTGTAGGTGAttatatcacacttttaattcagATTGTATCTTCTGTAGAGAAAACGTGCTCAcggtgtgaaggataatctgaccaagcgctcatctgctacacttacagagaaactttaactttattcatcattttatccagAAAATATTCCCTCCTCCAGATAAGCCGTGTCTCTGATTAAGGCGTGTCTCCTCCTcctattataattatattaaactgTCAGATGGCGGCGCTGGACTTAACTCAAGATCAGACTCGAgcataactgagacacgcccctgTTCTAGATAAACTCCGCCCTCACGTGCGTAACTCTCGCATAACTTCTGAACAGCGCTGAAGTCAGTAGTTACATCTGAGCTTTGAgaattttttgtgattttagtATTAAATCCTCGCCACAACTCTGCATACAGCTCTGTATTGTtacatctccacacacacagatgttaaAGCTTCCTGTTTCAGATTAAACTGCGTGTTTCTGAGGGAATGGGGGAATTCAGTGGGTTTGTTACTTGATTAAGCTTTAAGCTTGGCATGGACATTGTGCTTtattctgaaataataataataatattaatggtCCTTTCAAaggtctgatttttttcccagttcATCTCCAGACTTTAAATCGCAGGCATGAACTAACCTGAGCTGGTGATGTGTGTTCAGAGCCGTTTATCCGAACGCGCTGCTCTGATGTGAACAGCTGCTTTATTCGGGCTGgagcttcattttaaaattcataaatgAAGAATTTATTATaagtgtttcattttcaaccaCGACCCGAGCCCGGTGCTCGGACTCCGACAGGCCCGGATAAACGAGCTGCGATTACTGTCGGTGTGTAAACGCTCCTAAGACGAGTTCTGAACCCTGCAGACAGACGAGGTTTTCCTGGAGGCTCAGATCCAGAACATCACCACCTCGTCCATGTTCATGGAAAAAGTGTCTCTGGAACCTTCCATGATGTACAACGTCACCGAACTGAACACAGTGTGCTCAGGAGAGGAGCGGTAATCTCATTACAGCACGCTTAAcacacaacataacacacaacttaacacacaacacacaacataacacacaacacaacacacaacataacacacaacataacacacaacataacacacaacttaagacacaacacaacacacaacacaacacacaacataacacacaacacaacacacaacataacacacaacacaacacacaacacaacacacaacacaacacacaacataacacacaacacaacacacaacataacacacagTGCTTCGTACAGAGTATACACAGTGTTCAGGCTGTACCTGTGAAGCAATTAACGTAAAGTCACCTCCTTTAACCAAAACATTGAGGTTTATAGTGAATACAGAGCGTTACGTTTTAACTTAAAGTGTTACATTTTAATAGAAAGTGTTACATTTCAATAGGAAGTGTTATGTTTTGACGCAAAGTGTTACATTTCAATAGGAAGTGTTACATTTCAATAAGAAGCGTTACATCTTGACACAAAGTGTTACGTTTTAATAGAAAGTGTTAAATTTTAATAGAAAGTGTTGCATTTTAATAGAAAGTGTTACGTTTTAATAGAAAGTGTTACATTTCAATAAGAAGCGTTACGTCTTGACACAAAAGTGTTATGTTTTAATAGAAAGTGTTACGTTTTAATAGAAAGTGTTACGTCTTGACACAAAGTGTTATGTTTTAATAGAAAGTGTTACATTGTAATAGAAAGTGTTAGGTTTTAATAGAAAGTGTTATGTCTTGACACAAAAGTGTTACATTGTAATAGAAAGTGTTAGGTTTTGACTGAAAGTGTTACATTTTGATACAGAagtgttacattttaattaacattatgttttaatagaaagtgttagattttaatataatttttgatACAAACTGTTACATGTAAACACTGGAACAGGGTCACTGtctctaaaaaaaattcagccttTTTACCTTTTCAccaaaaaattacatttttgccaaaaaaaaaaaaaaaaaaaaaaaaagatttatttagttACATAATTTAGCACATCCCTAATAAGGAGTGTTTTTGTTCTTCTGTGTAGCGAGTCGACGTTTGGGAAGATGTCGTACCTGCAGCCCATGGACACGCGGCAGTACCTGTACTGTCTGAAACCCAAGCCGGAGTTCGCAGAGAAGGCAGGAGTCATTAAAGGCGTCACCGTCATCGGCAAACTGGACATCGTGTGGAAGACCAACCTGGGGGAGAGAGGACGCTTACAGACCAGCCAGCTGCAGAGAATGGTACAGTCCAAACGCAGCGTCCTGTAGCCTCAACGCGCAGGACGTTCTCGATGCCGCTGTAGCCTGAGAGTTTGGTGGCCTTGGTCATGTGTGAAGCTGGTTTTAGGTCCAGGTTTGGTTCAGAGATCCGGTCCACTCGGGCTCGGTCCAGCTGAAATCTGTGTGGCGTTAAACATGATTCAGCTTCACAGGTTACTTCCTGTGTAAAGTTTTACAGCATAAACACATGCAGAAATATTCAGGTTTTATTCGGTCTTTACCTCAGGCTCCGGGATACGGAGATGTTCGGCTCTCGCTGGAGCTCGTTCCAGACACGGTGAACATCGAGGAGCCGTTCGACATCACCTGTAAAATCACAAACTGCAGGTACAAGCACAGGAGTCCTCCTCTCTGtaaaaccgtgtgtgtgtgtgtgtgtgtgtgtgtgtgtgtgtgtgtgtgtgtgtgtgtgtgtgtgtgtgtgtgtgtaaatacatgCCATTATATAAACTTCTTCTAAAAATATTTCGAATTTAAATGCAATGGCTCATTtcattaaccccaaataaaagcattaagtgtgtgtgtgtgcatgtgtgtgtgtgtgtgcatgtgtgtgtgtgtgcgtgcgtgtgtgtgtgcgtgcgtgtgtgtgtgtgcgtgtgtgtgtgtgtgcgtgtgtgtgcgtgtctcagTGAGCGCACCATGGACCTGCTCCTGGAGATGTGTAACACTCGGTCAGTGCACTGGTGCGGAGTTTCAGGCAGGCAGCTGGGAAAACTGGGTCCGAGTGCATCTCTGTCCATCCCACTGCAGCTCCTCTCCTCTGTACAGGGACTACAGGTAACGCaggcgttgattaattctctataacagcagctctgacagtagcgcaggtttatattaatgtgctcgctctgatacgttaCCGTTACCGtttgtaacatgtatggaaggagtctccagtgtcagcgctttgtaacagtcagaggtaaagctataacgtTAAGTtctccgacgtcttcaggacagaggagtttacgcttctttgcagtttctcactaacatgcggaacaagctgcgtttatttgtaactataaacggataaatactgacgtgtcattctttaataaataaaaactgtaattgttggtaaactgttgtggtataagaggagtaataCACACGGGAacatgctgatataggaaaataatcaactttataatcaactttattttattgctcaatattttattgtctctctctctctctcacacacacacacacacacacacacacacacacacacagagtgtttattacttatttaacaCTTCACTAACCTGTTAGCTAGATAACTAAGTTTAACAGTTAACGTTAGCTAAACTAGCTGGTGTGGAAGTGTTGgtaacatttacagaaagtaAAAGTTGGTTAATAAGAATAAATTGTGATGTTTTGGAAAAGCTGTGCAGTTGTTACAGTGGGTGAATAAATTTGCAtcaatttgaataaattaacaTCATTATTCAG
This is a stretch of genomic DNA from Pangasianodon hypophthalmus isolate fPanHyp1 chromosome 17, fPanHyp1.pri, whole genome shotgun sequence. It encodes these proteins:
- the trappc13 gene encoding trafficking protein particle complex subunit 13 isoform X1, whose protein sequence is MQVKGQLLDKMDVNQAKQEHLLALKVMRLTKPTLFTNMPVTCEDRDLPGDLFGRLMREDPSTIKGAEPLMLGEMLTLPQNFGNIFLGETFSSYISVHNDSSQVVKDILVKADLQTSSQRLNLSASNSAVAELKPECCIDDVIHHEVKEIGTHILVCAVSYTTQTGDKLYFRKFFKFQVLKPLDVKTKFYNAESDLSSVTDEVFLEAQIQNITTSSMFMEKVSLEPSMMYNVTELNTVCSGEERESTFGKMSYLQPMDTRQYLYCLKPKPEFAEKAGVIKGVTVIGKLDIVWKTNLGERGRLQTSQLQRMAPGYGDVRLSLELVPDTVNIEEPFDITCKITNCSERTMDLLLEMCNTRSVHWCGVSGRQLGKLGPSASLSIPLQLLSSVQGLQSISGLRLTDTFLKRTYEYDDIAQVCVVCPYLSPET